The proteins below come from a single Tenuifilum thalassicum genomic window:
- the pckA gene encoding phosphoenolpyruvate carboxykinase (ATP) encodes MKMVDLSKYGINSVKKLYYNPSYDLLYEHETDPSLEGFERGVVTKLGAVNVDTGIFTGRSPKDKYVVKEPATEKDVWWAELGKKGSDNKPISQEVWNKLKEVSVEQLNGKKLYVVDAFAGANEDSRLRVRFVMEVAWQAHFVKNMFIRPTEDELKDFEPDFVVLVASKATNPYWKEQNLNSEVFVAFHLTERMALIGGTWYGGEMKKGIFSVMNFYLPLKGIATMHCSANVGKDGDVAVFFGLSGTGKTTLSADPNRALIGDDEHGWDDSGVFNFEGGCYAKCIDLDPEKEPDIFAAIKRDALLENLDVDEEGNIDFHSKRKTENTRVSYPIYHIKNIVKPVSRAGHAKNVIFLTADAFGVLPPVARLTPNQTQYHFLSGFTAKLAGTERGILEPQPTFSSCFGQAFLMLHPTVYARELVKKMQEHGSKAYLVNTGWIGGAYGVGKRIDLKSTRAIINAILDGSIENEDFEILPIFNLQIPKSLHGVDSKLLNPRNLWEVPEEWDAAARDLAQKFIDNFNNFTDNEWGQRLVAAGPTL; translated from the coding sequence ATCAAAATGGTCGATTTGTCGAAATATGGAATCAATTCTGTTAAGAAGTTGTATTATAACCCATCGTACGATTTGCTCTATGAGCATGAAACAGACCCAAGCCTAGAAGGGTTCGAGCGAGGAGTTGTCACCAAATTAGGTGCCGTAAATGTTGATACTGGCATTTTTACTGGCCGTTCCCCAAAAGATAAGTATGTTGTTAAAGAACCTGCAACGGAAAAAGATGTTTGGTGGGCAGAACTTGGAAAGAAGGGGTCCGACAATAAACCTATTTCGCAGGAAGTTTGGAATAAACTTAAGGAAGTTAGCGTTGAACAGCTTAATGGGAAAAAGCTATATGTTGTTGATGCTTTTGCTGGTGCAAATGAGGATTCAAGGTTAAGGGTTAGGTTTGTTATGGAGGTTGCCTGGCAGGCTCATTTTGTTAAAAACATGTTTATTCGCCCAACCGAGGATGAACTTAAAGATTTTGAACCCGATTTTGTTGTTCTTGTAGCTTCAAAAGCAACCAACCCCTACTGGAAGGAGCAAAATCTTAACAGTGAGGTATTTGTTGCATTTCACCTTACTGAGCGGATGGCGTTAATTGGTGGCACTTGGTATGGGGGTGAAATGAAAAAGGGTATCTTTTCTGTTATGAATTTTTATCTACCTTTAAAGGGTATTGCAACTATGCACTGTAGTGCCAACGTGGGGAAAGATGGCGATGTGGCTGTTTTTTTTGGTCTTTCTGGTACTGGTAAAACAACCCTCTCAGCCGACCCTAATCGTGCACTTATTGGCGACGATGAGCATGGTTGGGACGATTCGGGCGTTTTCAACTTTGAAGGCGGTTGCTATGCAAAATGCATCGACCTTGACCCTGAAAAGGAACCAGATATTTTTGCAGCTATCAAGAGGGATGCGCTGTTAGAGAATCTAGATGTTGATGAGGAGGGTAACATTGATTTCCATTCTAAGCGTAAAACAGAAAATACGAGAGTTTCATATCCTATTTATCACATTAAAAACATTGTTAAGCCTGTTTCGCGTGCGGGCCATGCCAAGAATGTTATTTTCCTAACTGCTGATGCTTTTGGTGTATTGCCTCCAGTGGCAAGGCTTACCCCAAATCAAACACAGTATCACTTCCTGAGCGGATTTACTGCTAAACTTGCAGGTACAGAAAGGGGAATATTAGAACCCCAACCAACTTTTAGCAGCTGTTTTGGACAAGCATTCTTGATGCTGCATCCTACAGTTTATGCTCGTGAGCTGGTTAAAAAGATGCAAGAGCATGGTTCTAAAGCGTATTTAGTTAATACTGGATGGATCGGTGGTGCATATGGAGTGGGGAAGCGAATAGACCTAAAATCAACTCGAGCCATAATTAATGCGATTCTTGATGGAAGCATTGAGAATGAGGATTTTGAGATCCTGCCAATTTTTAATCTCCAAATTCCAAAATCATTACATGGGGTGGATTCAAAACTGCTTAATCCTCGTAATCTTTGGGAAGTGCCCGAAGAGTGGGATGCCGCTGCAAGAGATTTGGCTCAAAAGTTTATTGATAATTTCAATAACTTTACCGATAACGAATGGGGACAGCGACTAGTTGCTGCTGGCCCAACTTTATAA
- a CDS encoding LysM peptidoglycan-binding domain-containing protein yields MLRKILFSFLAITILSTTLYSQNVQVEVSRNKVRVDGKSYYVHIVKKGETLYSISKAYGVSQSDIAVNNPDIYAGLKVGQALKIPVRVKKIDSDENFIYHIVKRKETLFGISRMYNVTIDEILNLNPEAKDGLKTSQTLRIPKKHISAIQNQAAVDTIDFIMHEVQPREGLFAISRQYGVSPKEIEFYNSDLVKGGLKLGTVLRIPIKKSVVEQQDTVKQDTLTQMLSQKGVCQDTFDYDGRMFNVALLLPFTQQKKDSADGENEGLEEETPKAEIKKISQISEVSLEFYEGFLLALDTLKRLGVSVSLNAYDTKRSAVHVNEILSDESFRKNELIIGPFLYEEIKPVAKYATDEKVNFVSPIYSKIARLDKSQNVISVNQNFYDQLRVFAANFEPDTSKNYVVVLDSSSLIYPEMSEFDSLLMEKANEYGVTIQKFFHKTSSLNSFDLQSSLLKVLNKDSVNVVIVPSEDEPFVTDILGSLYAVKSYYGLTTEVYGPSRWRRLKNVPSDYLFALNTCIFSPFYVDYSRADVKNFIAKYRETYRDEPSQFSYLGFDVGYYFISALKEFGPDFSNCLSTFPMQLLQSEFKFNLVDKGYMLNDGLYFIRYNPDFTLSYSILGTK; encoded by the coding sequence ATGTTAAGAAAAATACTTTTTTCTTTTTTAGCCATAACAATCTTATCCACCACACTTTATTCTCAAAATGTTCAGGTCGAAGTTTCGCGCAATAAGGTTAGGGTAGATGGTAAAAGCTATTACGTACATATTGTTAAAAAAGGCGAAACACTTTATTCAATAAGCAAAGCCTATGGTGTTAGTCAATCCGATATTGCTGTAAATAATCCAGATATTTATGCTGGTTTAAAAGTGGGGCAGGCTCTGAAAATTCCTGTAAGAGTTAAAAAGATAGATTCAGACGAGAACTTTATCTACCATATCGTAAAGCGTAAAGAAACCTTGTTTGGTATTTCGAGAATGTACAATGTTACAATTGATGAGATCCTAAACTTAAATCCAGAGGCTAAAGATGGACTTAAAACAAGTCAAACATTAAGAATTCCTAAGAAGCATATTAGTGCAATTCAGAACCAGGCTGCGGTTGATACCATTGATTTTATTATGCATGAGGTTCAGCCGCGCGAGGGTTTATTCGCAATTTCCCGCCAGTATGGGGTTTCACCAAAGGAAATAGAGTTTTATAATTCGGACCTGGTAAAAGGTGGATTAAAATTAGGTACCGTCCTTCGAATTCCGATTAAGAAAAGTGTTGTTGAGCAGCAAGATACTGTAAAACAGGACACCTTAACGCAGATGCTTTCTCAAAAGGGTGTTTGCCAAGATACATTTGATTATGATGGGAGAATGTTTAATGTGGCCCTTTTGCTTCCTTTTACCCAGCAAAAAAAAGATAGTGCAGATGGCGAAAACGAGGGTTTAGAGGAAGAGACCCCTAAGGCTGAGATAAAGAAGATAAGTCAAATTTCTGAGGTGTCTTTAGAGTTTTATGAAGGATTCTTACTGGCTCTCGATACTTTAAAACGCTTAGGTGTTTCTGTATCTTTAAATGCCTACGATACAAAACGTTCGGCAGTGCATGTTAATGAGATTTTAAGCGATGAATCATTCCGTAAAAATGAACTTATAATAGGACCCTTTTTGTACGAGGAGATAAAACCTGTAGCCAAGTATGCAACTGATGAAAAAGTGAATTTTGTTTCTCCAATATATAGCAAAATAGCTCGTTTGGATAAAAGCCAAAATGTGATTTCAGTAAACCAAAACTTTTATGACCAGTTAAGGGTATTTGCTGCCAATTTTGAACCCGATACATCAAAAAACTATGTTGTAGTTTTAGATTCATCTTCATTGATTTATCCAGAAATGTCTGAGTTTGACTCCTTGTTGATGGAAAAGGCAAATGAATATGGCGTTACAATTCAAAAGTTTTTCCACAAAACATCGAGCCTTAACTCTTTTGATTTACAAAGCAGTTTGCTCAAGGTTCTTAATAAAGATAGCGTAAATGTTGTTATTGTTCCTTCGGAAGATGAACCTTTTGTAACAGATATTCTTGGTAGTTTGTATGCAGTGAAATCGTACTATGGGTTAACCACTGAGGTTTATGGTCCATCCCGCTGGCGTAGACTAAAGAACGTACCTTCCGATTATCTTTTCGCTCTTAACACGTGTATTTTCTCTCCGTTTTATGTTGATTACTCAAGAGCCGATGTGAAAAACTTTATTGCTAAGTATAGAGAGACATACAGGGATGAACCATCGCAATTTTCATACTTGGGTTTCGACGTTGGGTACTATTTTATTAGCGCATTGAAGGAGTTTGGTCCAGACTTTTCAAACTGCTTGTCCACATTCCCTATGCAACTTCTACAGTCAGAGTTTAAGTTTAATTTGGTGGACAAAGGGTATATGCTCAATGATGGGCTCTATTTTATTAGGTATAACCCAGATTTCACCTTATCCTATAGCATTTTAGGAACAAAGTAA
- a CDS encoding cation diffusion facilitator family transporter: MGVEFERKASKLINSEGWVAILANLILFFLKYWAGIVSGSLALIADAWHTLSDSISSVILLIGNRYTRKPADKGHPFGHGRSELITSILIGSILGFVAFFFALEGYDKLHSHEGSNYGTIALAVTIISILTKEALAQYAFFVGRKTKSNSVIADGWHHRSDAFSSVIVLVGIFVGKYFWWIDGALSIAVALLILYSGFKIIADSASVILGERPDPATIESVKKIVNRLGIDGMAPHHFHIHNYVMHHELTFHVRLPNEMSIEQAHRIVSNIESVILNELGIDATIHIEPFITDKNCKHID; encoded by the coding sequence ATGGGTGTTGAGTTTGAAAGGAAGGCTTCAAAATTGATTAATAGTGAGGGTTGGGTGGCTATTTTAGCTAACCTTATTCTTTTCTTTTTGAAGTATTGGGCTGGGATAGTATCTGGTTCCTTGGCGTTAATTGCTGATGCGTGGCACACTCTTTCCGATTCAATTAGTTCAGTTATACTACTTATTGGAAATAGGTATACCCGTAAACCTGCCGATAAAGGTCATCCTTTTGGACATGGACGTTCCGAATTGATCACATCAATTCTTATTGGTTCGATTCTTGGCTTTGTCGCGTTTTTCTTTGCATTGGAGGGATACGATAAGCTGCACTCGCACGAAGGCTCAAACTATGGGACTATTGCATTAGCTGTTACAATAATCTCTATACTTACAAAAGAGGCTTTGGCCCAGTATGCTTTTTTTGTGGGGCGTAAAACTAAGTCTAATTCAGTGATTGCCGATGGTTGGCATCATAGGAGCGATGCGTTTTCCTCAGTTATAGTGCTGGTAGGGATTTTTGTAGGCAAGTATTTCTGGTGGATAGATGGTGCTTTAAGTATTGCAGTTGCGCTGTTAATATTGTATTCTGGGTTTAAAATTATTGCCGATAGTGCTTCGGTTATTCTGGGTGAAAGGCCTGATCCTGCTACAATTGAGTCTGTGAAAAAAATTGTAAATCGTTTGGGAATTGATGGTATGGCACCACATCATTTCCATATTCATAACTATGTGATGCACCATGAGCTAACATTTCATGTTCGTTTGCCAAACGAAATGTCTATTGAACAAGCTCATCGCATTGTATCAAATATTGAAAGTGTGATTCTCAATGAGTTAGGAATTGATGCAACTATTCACATTGAGCCATTTATTACCGATAAGAACTGCAAGCATATTGATTAG